The segment GATCAGCAGGGTGTTGAGATACCAGCGGCCGAAGGGCTGGTTGGTGAACAGCGCACCGAACTGCTCCAGGGTCCACGGCGTCGGCCACAGGTCGTGCACGCGCATGACGACCTGGCCCTCGGACTTAAATGCCGTGACGGCGATCCAGTAGATCGGGAACAACACGAAGGTCAGCAGCCCGGCCAGCGCCACACCGGAGCCCAGACGCGAGACGAACGCCGACGCGCGGCGGCCGCCCCGGGCCTGGAACGCCGAGACCAGCCGGCCGACGGCCGCTGCCACCAGCAGCATCACGCCGAGGACCACCGCCGCCTTCCAGAAGATCTGCGGCGACGCCCAGGCCAGCAGCCCGGTGAACGCCGCCGCGCCGGCCCACGCGACCCACCGCGCGGTCCGGGCCCGCACGGGCGGTTCGGTGCCGGTGCCCTCGCGCAGCAAGCGGACCAGATAGAACACGAGCACGCCGATGACCGGCAGCATGACCAGGGTGACCGCCGCCCCCGCGCCGTACTGCAGCTGCAGGATCGCCTTCGTGTAGGCGACCAGCACGTACGGCGTGGTCACGTCGCCCGGGCCGCCCTGTGTCAGCAACCAGATGAGGTCGAAGTTGTTGAACGTCCAGATCGACGACAGGGTCACCGTCACGGTCATGACGTGCCGCAGTCCGGGCAGGGTCACGTGCGCGAAACGCTGCCACGCCGACGCCCCGTCGATGGTCGCCGCCTCGTACTGGTCCGCGGGGATGGCCTTCAACCCGGCGAGGAAGCAGACGGTGAAGAACGGCACGCCCTTCCACACGTTCACCAGGATCACCGACGGCATGGCCAGCGACGCGTCGGACAGCCAGCCGGCGGGCCAGCTGTCCACCAGCTGCACGGAGGCCAGCAGCGGCCCGATCCCGGAGGCGGTGAGCAGCGTGTTGACGCTGCCGAAGATGGGGTCGAGCAGCGAGCGCCAGCTGAACGCGGTCACCACCGTCGGCACCACCCACGGCACCAGCAGCAGCCCGGTCAGCACCGCCCGGCCGCGCCGCAGGTGGTGCAGCAGCAGGGCCGCCGCCAGGCCCAGCACCACCTTGAAGATCTCGGCGTACGCGGTGAAGACGAACGAGT is part of the Actinoplanes sp. NBC_00393 genome and harbors:
- a CDS encoding ABC transporter permease — encoded protein: MTEPPPPGPGSLTATQRRLGRDWRLAALFLTPTAVLVGALVLVPIAQSIITSTTERHGADSVFVGLANYSALAGDGQFRTAVVNSFVFTAYAEIFKVVLGLAAALLLHHLRRGRAVLTGLLLVPWVVPTVVTAFSWRSLLDPIFGSVNTLLTASGIGPLLASVQLVDSWPAGWLSDASLAMPSVILVNVWKGVPFFTVCFLAGLKAIPADQYEAATIDGASAWQRFAHVTLPGLRHVMTVTVTLSSIWTFNNFDLIWLLTQGGPGDVTTPYVLVAYTKAILQLQYGAGAAVTLVMLPVIGVLVFYLVRLLREGTGTEPPVRARTARWVAWAGAAAFTGLLAWASPQIFWKAAVVLGVMLLVAAAVGRLVSAFQARGGRRASAFVSRLGSGVALAGLLTFVLFPIYWIAVTAFKSEGQVVMRVHDLWPTPWTLEQFGALFTNQPFGRWYLNTLLISGASTVVALLCAVLGGYALARLRFRGAQGFTVTVLLTYVMPGALLFIPLYQLLIRARLTDSLWSLVLTYPTFTLPFATWLLAGYFASIPADLEDAALVDGCSRVQAFGRVVLPLAKPGLLAVALFTLTNAWNEFLFAFVFVTKDEYKTLPVGMQSMIAGDVVPQGQLAAASLLVSIPVVIMYAFGQRFLTEGLTAGAVKG